TGGAAATCAATTTGGGATTATTTATGTAACGGAAGCTATTGCTAGTCAGATTCCGGAAACAATTCGTCGTTATGATGCAGAAATTTCACCAGCCATCATCCTTATTCCAAACCATAAAGGATCTTTAGGAATTGGAAAATCAAGAATTCAAGAAAATGTTGAAAAAGCGGTTGGACAAAACATCTTATAACCAACCAATTAAACCTAAGGGAGGTACCTCAGTGAAGATCGGAAGAATCGTAAAAGTATCAGGTCCTCTTGTGACTGCTGAAGGAATGGAAGATGCGAATATTCAAGATATTTGTCGTGTAGGTCATTTAGGTCTTATCGGTGAAATCATTGAAATGCGTAAAGATATCGCATCGATTCAAGTATATGAAGAAACTTCAGGAATTGGACCAGGAGAACCCGTCGAAACAACAGGGGAAGCATTATCTGTTGAATTGGCGCCAGGGATTGTATCTCAAATGTTTGATGGGATTCAACGTCCCCTCAATAAATTTAAAGAAGTATCACAAAGTGACTTCTTAGTCCGCGGTACAAACGTGGATGCCCTTGATCGTGAAAAAGAGTGGGAATTCATTCCTACACTAGCTGTGGGTCAAGAAGTAGAAGCTGGAGACATTATCGGTTATGTACAAGAAACTAAAGTTGTACAACATAAAATCATGGTGCCTTACGGTGTTAAAGGAAAATTAACTAAAGTTGAAGCTGGAAACTTCAAGATTGAAGATACAGTGTACCAAATCGAAACAGAATCAGGTGTGCGCGATTTCAACTTAATCCAACGTTGGCCAGTACGTCGTGGGCGCCCTTATAAAGTAAAGAAAAATACGGAAGTTCCAATGTTAACAGGACAACGTGTTATCGATACTTTCTTCCCAGTAACAAAAGGGGGAGCAGCAGCTGTACCAGGACCATTCGGAGCTGGTAAAACAGTGGTGCAACACCAAATCGCAAAATGGGCAGACGTGGATATCGTAGTATACGTAGGTTGTGGAGAACGTGGAAACGAAATGACAGACGTATTGAATGAGTTCCCAGAATTGATTGACCCAACAACGGGCGAATCTATCATGGAACGTACCATCTTAATCGCAAACACTTCTAACATGCCTGTAGCGGCTCGTGAAGCGTCTATTTATACAGGTATCACGATTGCGGAATACTTCCGTGATATGGGTTATAACGTAGCTATTATGGCGGACTCAACATCACGTTGGGCAGAAGCGCTTCGTGAAATGTCTGGACGTCTAGAAGAAATGCCAGGGGACGAAGGTTACCCAGCATACTTAGGAAGCCGTATCGCAGAATACTACGAACGTGCAGGACGTGTTGAGACATTAGGTAGCGATGGCCGTGAAGGTACCATTACAGCAATCGGTGCCGTATCACCTCCAGGGGGAGATACTTCAGAACCTGTTACACAAAATACATTGCGTGTAGCTAAAGTATTCTGGGGATTAGATGCAACATTGGCTCAAAAACGTCACTTCCCATCTATGAACTGGTTAACTTCTTACTCATTGTATGATCCAGAAGTGGGTAAATACATGGACGAAAACGTACATGCAAACTGGTCTGAATATGTGCAACATGCCATGAACACTTTACAAGAAGAAGCAAGCTTAGAAGAAATCGTTCGTTTAGTTGGTCTTGAATCATTA
This Granulicatella adiacens ATCC 49175 DNA region includes the following protein-coding sequences:
- a CDS encoding V-type ATP synthase subunit A, whose amino-acid sequence is MKIGRIVKVSGPLVTAEGMEDANIQDICRVGHLGLIGEIIEMRKDIASIQVYEETSGIGPGEPVETTGEALSVELAPGIVSQMFDGIQRPLNKFKEVSQSDFLVRGTNVDALDREKEWEFIPTLAVGQEVEAGDIIGYVQETKVVQHKIMVPYGVKGKLTKVEAGNFKIEDTVYQIETESGVRDFNLIQRWPVRRGRPYKVKKNTEVPMLTGQRVIDTFFPVTKGGAAAVPGPFGAGKTVVQHQIAKWADVDIVVYVGCGERGNEMTDVLNEFPELIDPTTGESIMERTILIANTSNMPVAAREASIYTGITIAEYFRDMGYNVAIMADSTSRWAEALREMSGRLEEMPGDEGYPAYLGSRIAEYYERAGRVETLGSDGREGTITAIGAVSPPGGDTSEPVTQNTLRVAKVFWGLDATLAQKRHFPSMNWLTSYSLYDPEVGKYMDENVHANWSEYVQHAMNTLQEEASLEEIVRLVGLESLSERDRLTMMTAKMLREDFLQQNAFDDVDTFTSREKQYRMLELILTFEKEARRAMKLGSYYAEIIDGTEDVRDRIARSKYIPESEIARFDEIREQIKTDIEKTIQHGGMTHA
- a CDS encoding V-type ATP synthase subunit F; protein product: MSHKIAVVGDKDSILPFKILGFDVYPCHEAQSARKTIDELAGNQFGIIYVTEAIASQIPETIRRYDAEISPAIILIPNHKGSLGIGKSRIQENVEKAVGQNIL